AGCGCTCGTAACGGGTCTGCCGCACCCCGGCCGAAAGCCCCGCCGCAATGGCTGCGTCAGTATCCCGGCGCGACGCGAGCGCCACGGTGCCGGCCAGCCGGCCGTCGTACGGACTACGGACTTCCAGCACCTGCGCAGCATGAACGGGCTGCCCGGCGATGTATCCGGTTAGTGAAAGGGTAGCCTCTGGGGCGATGGTATTTGACATATAATATCAGTTGAGCGTTGTACCGTTAACGGTAAAATCGAATACGTCGAAATTGCGGGGGTCGCCACCGGCTTTGCTGCGGTAGGCGGGGGTGAGAGGGTGAGAGATGAGCAGCGGCACCATTTCTTCGTAACGGCCGCCGTGCGAGCGAAGTCCGGAATCGAGGGCGGAAAGATCGTGGTGCGCGGGGGTACGGCCCACCACTACGTCGCGGGCAGAGAGCACCACGAGGTCGGCGATACGGTCTGCCGGTTGTTCCAGCAGGCGAACGGCCATCTCGCGGTTATGCACTTCCGTGATGCCGGGTTGCGCCTGGAGCCACGCCGCCACTTCCGTTTCACTGACGTTTTCCGGAAGGTGGACGGCCACGTAGGAACCGAGGGCGCCGTGGTGTTTCACATACGGGTCGGTGATGGGGCAGATTACACGGAAGCCTTCGCCGAATTGCTTTGTGAGCATCGTTTCCACATACAGCACGTTGGGCGTGCCGTCGGCCTTTTGCTTGGCATTCATGCCATGGTCGGCTGTTGCGCCAATTACAGCGCCTGCCGCCAGGAGCCTGCCTAGCTCATGGTCGATGGCTTCGTAGAAGGCCAGCGATGGACCGTCTTCCGGGGCGAACGTATGTTGCATATAGTCGGTGAGCGAAAGGTAGAGGAAGTCGGCCATTCCCTTTTCGATAAGGGCTACGCCGGCGCGCAGCACGAAAAGGCTGGCGT
Above is a genomic segment from Chitinophaga pollutisoli containing:
- the phnA gene encoding phosphonoacetate hydrolase, which translates into the protein MSISTRSFTVNGKTYTPPAQPVVVICLDGSADEYLDITLAHDRMPNLKKMTLSGYRGMVRGALPSFTNVNNSSIVTGVTPAVHGICGNFFFDTDRQAEVMMNSAEYLRSETILAAAANAGRKVAVVTAKEKLRDILSHKMTGIAFSAEKANQAQEATHGIGNVETVLGLPTPAIYSADASLFVLRAGVALIEKGMADFLYLSLTDYMQHTFAPEDGPSLAFYEAIDHELGRLLAAGAVIGATADHGMNAKQKADGTPNVLYVETMLTKQFGEGFRVICPITDPYVKHHGALGSYVAVHLPENVSETEVAAWLQAQPGITEVHNREMAVRLLEQPADRIADLVVLSARDVVVGRTPAHHDLSALDSGLRSHGGRYEEMVPLLISHPLTPAYRSKAGGDPRNFDVFDFTVNGTTLN